One region of Peromyscus eremicus chromosome 4, PerEre_H2_v1, whole genome shotgun sequence genomic DNA includes:
- the Celf1 gene encoding CUGBP Elav-like family member 1 isoform X2, with protein sequence MAAFKLDFLPEMMVDHCSLNSSPVSKKMNGTLDHPDQPDLDAIKMFVGQVPRTWSEKDLRELFEQYGAVYEINILRDRSQNPPQSKGCCFVTFYTRKAALEAQNALHNMKVLPGMHHPIQMKPADSEKNNAVEDRKLFIGMISKKCTENDIRVMFSSFGQIEECRILRGPDGLSRGCAFVTFTTRTMAQTAIKAMHQAQTMEGCSSPMVVKFADTQKDKEQKRMAQQLQQQMQQISAASVWGNLAGLNTLGPQYLALYLQLLQQTASSGNLNTLSSLHPMGGLNAMQLQNLAALAAAASAAQNTPSGTNALTTSSSPLSVLTSSGSSPSSSSSNSVNPIASLGALQTLAGATAGLNVGSLAGMAALNGGLGSSGLSNGTGSTMEALTQAYSGIQQYAAAALPTLYNQNLLTQQSIGAAGSQKEGPEGANLFIYHLPQEFGDQDLLQMFMPFGNVVSAKVFIDKQTNLSKCFGFVSYDNPVSAQAAIQSMNGFQIGMKRLKVQLKRSKNDSKPY encoded by the exons CTCAAAGAAAATGAACGGCACCCTGGACCACCCAGACCAACCAGATCTTGATGCTATCAAGATGTTTGTGGGCCAGGTTCCCAGGACCTGGTCTGAGAAGGACTTGAGGGAGCTTTTTGAGCAGTATGGTGCTGTCTATGAAATCAACATCCTAAGGGATAGGAGCCAAAACCCTCCTCAGAGCAAAG GGTGCTGTTTTGTTACATTTTACACCCGTAAAGCTGCATTAGAAGCTCAGAATGCTCTTCACAACATGAAGGTCCTCCCTGGG ATGCATCACCCTATACAGATGAAACCTGCTGACAGTGAAAAGAACAATG CTGTGGAAGACAGGAAGCTGTTTATTGGTATGATTTCCAAGAAGTGTACTGAAAATGACATCCGAGTCATGTTCTCTTCATTTGGACAGATTGAAGAATGCCGGATATTGCGGGGACCTGATGGCTTGAGCCGAG GTTGTGCGTTTGTGACTTTTACAACAAGAACCATGGCACAGACAGCGATCAAAGCAATGCACCAAGCACAAACCATGGAG GGTTGCTCCTCTCCCATGGTGGTAAAATTTGCTGAcacccagaaggacaaagaacagaagagaatgGCCCAGCAGCTCCAGCAGCAGATGCAGCAGATCAGCGCAGCATCTGTGTGGGGGAACCTGGCTGGTCTGAACACTCTTGGGCCCCAGTACTTAGCA CTTTATTTGCAGCTCCTTCAGCAGACTGCCTCCTCTGGGAACCTCAACACCCTGAGCAGCCTCCACCCAATGGGAG GGTTAAATGCAATGCAGCTACAGAATTTGGCTGCACTAGCTGCTGCAGCTAGTGCAGCTCAGAACACACCAAGTGGTACCAATGCCCTCACTACATCCAGCAGTCCCCTCAGCGTACTCACCAGTTCAG GGTCTTCACCGAGCTCCAGCAGCAGTAACTCTGTCAACCCCATAGCCTCACTTGGAGCCCTGCAAACATTAGCCGGAGCAACAGCTGGCCTCAACGTTGGCTCTTTGGCAG GAATGGCTGCATTGAATGGTGGTCTGGGCAGCAGTGGCCTTTCCAACGGCACTGGGAGCACTATGGAGGCCCTCACCCAGGCATATTCTGGGATCCAGCAATATGCTGCTGCAGCACTCCCCACTCTGTACAACCAGAATTTATTGACACAGCAGAGTATTGGTGCTGCTGGAAGCCAGAAGGAAG GTCCAGAGGGAGCAAACCTATTCATCTATCACCTGCCCCAGGAGTTTGGAGACCAGGACCTGCTGCAGATGTTTATGCCCTTTGGGAATGTCGTGTCTGCCAAGGTTTTCATAGACAAGCAGACCAACCTGAGCAAGTGTTTTG GTTTTGTAAGTTACGACAATCCTGTCTCAGCTCAAGCTGCCATCCAGTCCATGAACGGCTTTCAGATTGGAATGAAGAGGCTTAAAGTGCAGCTCAAGCGTTCCAAGAACGACAGTAAGCCCTACTGA
- the Celf1 gene encoding CUGBP Elav-like family member 1 isoform X3: MAAFKLDFLPEMMVDHCSLNSSPVSKKMNGTLDHPDQPDLDAIKMFVGQVPRTWSEKDLRELFEQYGAVYEINILRDRSQNPPQSKGCCFVTFYTRKAALEAQNALHNMKVLPGMHHPIQMKPADSEKNNAVEDRKLFIGMISKKCTENDIRVMFSSFGQIEECRILRGPDGLSRGCAFVTFTTRTMAQTAIKAMHQAQTMEGCSSPMVVKFADTQKDKEQKRMAQQLQQQMQQISAASVWGNLAGLNTLGPQYLALLQQTASSGNLNTLSSLHPMGGLNAMQLQNLAALAAAASAAQNTPSGTNALTTSSSPLSVLTSSAGSSPSSSSSNSVNPIASLGALQTLAGATAGLNVGSLAGMAALNGGLGSSGLSNGTGSTMEALTQAYSGIQQYAAAALPTLYNQNLLTQQSIGAAGSQKEGPEGANLFIYHLPQEFGDQDLLQMFMPFGNVVSAKVFIDKQTNLSKCFGFVSYDNPVSAQAAIQSMNGFQIGMKRLKVQLKRSKNDSKPY; encoded by the exons CTCAAAGAAAATGAACGGCACCCTGGACCACCCAGACCAACCAGATCTTGATGCTATCAAGATGTTTGTGGGCCAGGTTCCCAGGACCTGGTCTGAGAAGGACTTGAGGGAGCTTTTTGAGCAGTATGGTGCTGTCTATGAAATCAACATCCTAAGGGATAGGAGCCAAAACCCTCCTCAGAGCAAAG GGTGCTGTTTTGTTACATTTTACACCCGTAAAGCTGCATTAGAAGCTCAGAATGCTCTTCACAACATGAAGGTCCTCCCTGGG ATGCATCACCCTATACAGATGAAACCTGCTGACAGTGAAAAGAACAATG CTGTGGAAGACAGGAAGCTGTTTATTGGTATGATTTCCAAGAAGTGTACTGAAAATGACATCCGAGTCATGTTCTCTTCATTTGGACAGATTGAAGAATGCCGGATATTGCGGGGACCTGATGGCTTGAGCCGAG GTTGTGCGTTTGTGACTTTTACAACAAGAACCATGGCACAGACAGCGATCAAAGCAATGCACCAAGCACAAACCATGGAG GGTTGCTCCTCTCCCATGGTGGTAAAATTTGCTGAcacccagaaggacaaagaacagaagagaatgGCCCAGCAGCTCCAGCAGCAGATGCAGCAGATCAGCGCAGCATCTGTGTGGGGGAACCTGGCTGGTCTGAACACTCTTGGGCCCCAGTACTTAGCA CTCCTTCAGCAGACTGCCTCCTCTGGGAACCTCAACACCCTGAGCAGCCTCCACCCAATGGGAG GGTTAAATGCAATGCAGCTACAGAATTTGGCTGCACTAGCTGCTGCAGCTAGTGCAGCTCAGAACACACCAAGTGGTACCAATGCCCTCACTACATCCAGCAGTCCCCTCAGCGTACTCACCAGTTCAG CAGGGTCTTCACCGAGCTCCAGCAGCAGTAACTCTGTCAACCCCATAGCCTCACTTGGAGCCCTGCAAACATTAGCCGGAGCAACAGCTGGCCTCAACGTTGGCTCTTTGGCAG GAATGGCTGCATTGAATGGTGGTCTGGGCAGCAGTGGCCTTTCCAACGGCACTGGGAGCACTATGGAGGCCCTCACCCAGGCATATTCTGGGATCCAGCAATATGCTGCTGCAGCACTCCCCACTCTGTACAACCAGAATTTATTGACACAGCAGAGTATTGGTGCTGCTGGAAGCCAGAAGGAAG GTCCAGAGGGAGCAAACCTATTCATCTATCACCTGCCCCAGGAGTTTGGAGACCAGGACCTGCTGCAGATGTTTATGCCCTTTGGGAATGTCGTGTCTGCCAAGGTTTTCATAGACAAGCAGACCAACCTGAGCAAGTGTTTTG GTTTTGTAAGTTACGACAATCCTGTCTCAGCTCAAGCTGCCATCCAGTCCATGAACGGCTTTCAGATTGGAATGAAGAGGCTTAAAGTGCAGCTCAAGCGTTCCAAGAACGACAGTAAGCCCTACTGA
- the Celf1 gene encoding CUGBP Elav-like family member 1 isoform X4: protein MAAFKLDFLPEMMVDHCSLNSSPVSKKMNGTLDHPDQPDLDAIKMFVGQVPRTWSEKDLRELFEQYGAVYEINILRDRSQNPPQSKGCCFVTFYTRKAALEAQNALHNMKVLPGMHHPIQMKPADSEKNNAVEDRKLFIGMISKKCTENDIRVMFSSFGQIEECRILRGPDGLSRGCAFVTFTTRTMAQTAIKAMHQAQTMEGCSSPMVVKFADTQKDKEQKRMAQQLQQQMQQISAASVWGNLAGLNTLGPQYLALLQQTASSGNLNTLSSLHPMGGLNAMQLQNLAALAAAASAAQNTPSGTNALTTSSSPLSVLTSSGSSPSSSSSNSVNPIASLGALQTLAGATAGLNVGSLAGMAALNGGLGSSGLSNGTGSTMEALTQAYSGIQQYAAAALPTLYNQNLLTQQSIGAAGSQKEGPEGANLFIYHLPQEFGDQDLLQMFMPFGNVVSAKVFIDKQTNLSKCFGFVSYDNPVSAQAAIQSMNGFQIGMKRLKVQLKRSKNDSKPY from the exons CTCAAAGAAAATGAACGGCACCCTGGACCACCCAGACCAACCAGATCTTGATGCTATCAAGATGTTTGTGGGCCAGGTTCCCAGGACCTGGTCTGAGAAGGACTTGAGGGAGCTTTTTGAGCAGTATGGTGCTGTCTATGAAATCAACATCCTAAGGGATAGGAGCCAAAACCCTCCTCAGAGCAAAG GGTGCTGTTTTGTTACATTTTACACCCGTAAAGCTGCATTAGAAGCTCAGAATGCTCTTCACAACATGAAGGTCCTCCCTGGG ATGCATCACCCTATACAGATGAAACCTGCTGACAGTGAAAAGAACAATG CTGTGGAAGACAGGAAGCTGTTTATTGGTATGATTTCCAAGAAGTGTACTGAAAATGACATCCGAGTCATGTTCTCTTCATTTGGACAGATTGAAGAATGCCGGATATTGCGGGGACCTGATGGCTTGAGCCGAG GTTGTGCGTTTGTGACTTTTACAACAAGAACCATGGCACAGACAGCGATCAAAGCAATGCACCAAGCACAAACCATGGAG GGTTGCTCCTCTCCCATGGTGGTAAAATTTGCTGAcacccagaaggacaaagaacagaagagaatgGCCCAGCAGCTCCAGCAGCAGATGCAGCAGATCAGCGCAGCATCTGTGTGGGGGAACCTGGCTGGTCTGAACACTCTTGGGCCCCAGTACTTAGCA CTCCTTCAGCAGACTGCCTCCTCTGGGAACCTCAACACCCTGAGCAGCCTCCACCCAATGGGAG GGTTAAATGCAATGCAGCTACAGAATTTGGCTGCACTAGCTGCTGCAGCTAGTGCAGCTCAGAACACACCAAGTGGTACCAATGCCCTCACTACATCCAGCAGTCCCCTCAGCGTACTCACCAGTTCAG GGTCTTCACCGAGCTCCAGCAGCAGTAACTCTGTCAACCCCATAGCCTCACTTGGAGCCCTGCAAACATTAGCCGGAGCAACAGCTGGCCTCAACGTTGGCTCTTTGGCAG GAATGGCTGCATTGAATGGTGGTCTGGGCAGCAGTGGCCTTTCCAACGGCACTGGGAGCACTATGGAGGCCCTCACCCAGGCATATTCTGGGATCCAGCAATATGCTGCTGCAGCACTCCCCACTCTGTACAACCAGAATTTATTGACACAGCAGAGTATTGGTGCTGCTGGAAGCCAGAAGGAAG GTCCAGAGGGAGCAAACCTATTCATCTATCACCTGCCCCAGGAGTTTGGAGACCAGGACCTGCTGCAGATGTTTATGCCCTTTGGGAATGTCGTGTCTGCCAAGGTTTTCATAGACAAGCAGACCAACCTGAGCAAGTGTTTTG GTTTTGTAAGTTACGACAATCCTGTCTCAGCTCAAGCTGCCATCCAGTCCATGAACGGCTTTCAGATTGGAATGAAGAGGCTTAAAGTGCAGCTCAAGCGTTCCAAGAACGACAGTAAGCCCTACTGA
- the Celf1 gene encoding CUGBP Elav-like family member 1 isoform X1 gives MAAFKLDFLPEMMVDHCSLNSSPVSKKMNGTLDHPDQPDLDAIKMFVGQVPRTWSEKDLRELFEQYGAVYEINILRDRSQNPPQSKGCCFVTFYTRKAALEAQNALHNMKVLPGMHHPIQMKPADSEKNNAVEDRKLFIGMISKKCTENDIRVMFSSFGQIEECRILRGPDGLSRGCAFVTFTTRTMAQTAIKAMHQAQTMEGCSSPMVVKFADTQKDKEQKRMAQQLQQQMQQISAASVWGNLAGLNTLGPQYLALYLQLLQQTASSGNLNTLSSLHPMGGLNAMQLQNLAALAAAASAAQNTPSGTNALTTSSSPLSVLTSSAGSSPSSSSSNSVNPIASLGALQTLAGATAGLNVGSLAGMAALNGGLGSSGLSNGTGSTMEALTQAYSGIQQYAAAALPTLYNQNLLTQQSIGAAGSQKEGPEGANLFIYHLPQEFGDQDLLQMFMPFGNVVSAKVFIDKQTNLSKCFGFVSYDNPVSAQAAIQSMNGFQIGMKRLKVQLKRSKNDSKPY, from the exons CTCAAAGAAAATGAACGGCACCCTGGACCACCCAGACCAACCAGATCTTGATGCTATCAAGATGTTTGTGGGCCAGGTTCCCAGGACCTGGTCTGAGAAGGACTTGAGGGAGCTTTTTGAGCAGTATGGTGCTGTCTATGAAATCAACATCCTAAGGGATAGGAGCCAAAACCCTCCTCAGAGCAAAG GGTGCTGTTTTGTTACATTTTACACCCGTAAAGCTGCATTAGAAGCTCAGAATGCTCTTCACAACATGAAGGTCCTCCCTGGG ATGCATCACCCTATACAGATGAAACCTGCTGACAGTGAAAAGAACAATG CTGTGGAAGACAGGAAGCTGTTTATTGGTATGATTTCCAAGAAGTGTACTGAAAATGACATCCGAGTCATGTTCTCTTCATTTGGACAGATTGAAGAATGCCGGATATTGCGGGGACCTGATGGCTTGAGCCGAG GTTGTGCGTTTGTGACTTTTACAACAAGAACCATGGCACAGACAGCGATCAAAGCAATGCACCAAGCACAAACCATGGAG GGTTGCTCCTCTCCCATGGTGGTAAAATTTGCTGAcacccagaaggacaaagaacagaagagaatgGCCCAGCAGCTCCAGCAGCAGATGCAGCAGATCAGCGCAGCATCTGTGTGGGGGAACCTGGCTGGTCTGAACACTCTTGGGCCCCAGTACTTAGCA CTTTATTTGCAGCTCCTTCAGCAGACTGCCTCCTCTGGGAACCTCAACACCCTGAGCAGCCTCCACCCAATGGGAG GGTTAAATGCAATGCAGCTACAGAATTTGGCTGCACTAGCTGCTGCAGCTAGTGCAGCTCAGAACACACCAAGTGGTACCAATGCCCTCACTACATCCAGCAGTCCCCTCAGCGTACTCACCAGTTCAG CAGGGTCTTCACCGAGCTCCAGCAGCAGTAACTCTGTCAACCCCATAGCCTCACTTGGAGCCCTGCAAACATTAGCCGGAGCAACAGCTGGCCTCAACGTTGGCTCTTTGGCAG GAATGGCTGCATTGAATGGTGGTCTGGGCAGCAGTGGCCTTTCCAACGGCACTGGGAGCACTATGGAGGCCCTCACCCAGGCATATTCTGGGATCCAGCAATATGCTGCTGCAGCACTCCCCACTCTGTACAACCAGAATTTATTGACACAGCAGAGTATTGGTGCTGCTGGAAGCCAGAAGGAAG GTCCAGAGGGAGCAAACCTATTCATCTATCACCTGCCCCAGGAGTTTGGAGACCAGGACCTGCTGCAGATGTTTATGCCCTTTGGGAATGTCGTGTCTGCCAAGGTTTTCATAGACAAGCAGACCAACCTGAGCAAGTGTTTTG GTTTTGTAAGTTACGACAATCCTGTCTCAGCTCAAGCTGCCATCCAGTCCATGAACGGCTTTCAGATTGGAATGAAGAGGCTTAAAGTGCAGCTCAAGCGTTCCAAGAACGACAGTAAGCCCTACTGA
- the Celf1 gene encoding CUGBP Elav-like family member 1 isoform X5: MNGTLDHPDQPDLDAIKMFVGQVPRTWSEKDLRELFEQYGAVYEINILRDRSQNPPQSKGCCFVTFYTRKAALEAQNALHNMKVLPGMHHPIQMKPADSEKNNAVEDRKLFIGMISKKCTENDIRVMFSSFGQIEECRILRGPDGLSRGCAFVTFTTRTMAQTAIKAMHQAQTMEGCSSPMVVKFADTQKDKEQKRMAQQLQQQMQQISAASVWGNLAGLNTLGPQYLALYLQLLQQTASSGNLNTLSSLHPMGGLNAMQLQNLAALAAAASAAQNTPSGTNALTTSSSPLSVLTSSAGSSPSSSSSNSVNPIASLGALQTLAGATAGLNVGSLAGMAALNGGLGSSGLSNGTGSTMEALTQAYSGIQQYAAAALPTLYNQNLLTQQSIGAAGSQKEGPEGANLFIYHLPQEFGDQDLLQMFMPFGNVVSAKVFIDKQTNLSKCFGFVSYDNPVSAQAAIQSMNGFQIGMKRLKVQLKRSKNDSKPY, encoded by the exons ATGAACGGCACCCTGGACCACCCAGACCAACCAGATCTTGATGCTATCAAGATGTTTGTGGGCCAGGTTCCCAGGACCTGGTCTGAGAAGGACTTGAGGGAGCTTTTTGAGCAGTATGGTGCTGTCTATGAAATCAACATCCTAAGGGATAGGAGCCAAAACCCTCCTCAGAGCAAAG GGTGCTGTTTTGTTACATTTTACACCCGTAAAGCTGCATTAGAAGCTCAGAATGCTCTTCACAACATGAAGGTCCTCCCTGGG ATGCATCACCCTATACAGATGAAACCTGCTGACAGTGAAAAGAACAATG CTGTGGAAGACAGGAAGCTGTTTATTGGTATGATTTCCAAGAAGTGTACTGAAAATGACATCCGAGTCATGTTCTCTTCATTTGGACAGATTGAAGAATGCCGGATATTGCGGGGACCTGATGGCTTGAGCCGAG GTTGTGCGTTTGTGACTTTTACAACAAGAACCATGGCACAGACAGCGATCAAAGCAATGCACCAAGCACAAACCATGGAG GGTTGCTCCTCTCCCATGGTGGTAAAATTTGCTGAcacccagaaggacaaagaacagaagagaatgGCCCAGCAGCTCCAGCAGCAGATGCAGCAGATCAGCGCAGCATCTGTGTGGGGGAACCTGGCTGGTCTGAACACTCTTGGGCCCCAGTACTTAGCA CTTTATTTGCAGCTCCTTCAGCAGACTGCCTCCTCTGGGAACCTCAACACCCTGAGCAGCCTCCACCCAATGGGAG GGTTAAATGCAATGCAGCTACAGAATTTGGCTGCACTAGCTGCTGCAGCTAGTGCAGCTCAGAACACACCAAGTGGTACCAATGCCCTCACTACATCCAGCAGTCCCCTCAGCGTACTCACCAGTTCAG CAGGGTCTTCACCGAGCTCCAGCAGCAGTAACTCTGTCAACCCCATAGCCTCACTTGGAGCCCTGCAAACATTAGCCGGAGCAACAGCTGGCCTCAACGTTGGCTCTTTGGCAG GAATGGCTGCATTGAATGGTGGTCTGGGCAGCAGTGGCCTTTCCAACGGCACTGGGAGCACTATGGAGGCCCTCACCCAGGCATATTCTGGGATCCAGCAATATGCTGCTGCAGCACTCCCCACTCTGTACAACCAGAATTTATTGACACAGCAGAGTATTGGTGCTGCTGGAAGCCAGAAGGAAG GTCCAGAGGGAGCAAACCTATTCATCTATCACCTGCCCCAGGAGTTTGGAGACCAGGACCTGCTGCAGATGTTTATGCCCTTTGGGAATGTCGTGTCTGCCAAGGTTTTCATAGACAAGCAGACCAACCTGAGCAAGTGTTTTG GTTTTGTAAGTTACGACAATCCTGTCTCAGCTCAAGCTGCCATCCAGTCCATGAACGGCTTTCAGATTGGAATGAAGAGGCTTAAAGTGCAGCTCAAGCGTTCCAAGAACGACAGTAAGCCCTACTGA